The region TTTGGCTATTCAAAGATAttcattttacttattttataTACATACGTTAATTGGCAGAACATGTCAATTGAACAATAAGAGCACCagaaaaaattaacataaaatTATGTCGATTGCGACAAGGATTAGAGCAGAGATCCAAGGGACTTTTCATATTAGCAAAAGAAGTGGACATCATAACCTTTATAGTAGCTTTCATGAATTGATCAAtctgttcaaaaaaaatgaattgatCAAACTATAGCGATCAATTTGGTTTGTTAATAAAAAATGACCAATTCTGTTTGACTGTGGTCTGAAAATGTTAAAACTAGATTCGAGtcaaattttattattgattttatctcattttctGACTTTTATATGGCACTGATCAATATAGATATGAgacacttgttttttttttttttttccgtcaTTAGTTTTTTTCCTTATAATCATTAGTCATCCGGATTTTAATTCTTGTCATATTGCCAACAAATGGTCGCTGATCAGTTTATAAGAATGATTATTTCTTTTAAGAAGATTGTATGTTCAATCTCATTACTAATGTGAAGATTGTGTTAGTGGATAATTGATAAGTACCTTTATAAGCTACTATGGTCTTGAAGACATGTTTTGATCTATGGGAGTGATGAGAGCCGAACTTGCCCAAACTTTTAATCCAACACTATTTTCTCTCAAAGGGTTATGTGTTCGATTTTCGCTGCTAATGTGAAAGTTGTGTTAGTGAGCAATTTATAATTATTCCCTAGTTTGTTCCCTCTGTTTCTTTTGCTGTTAATTATCCGAAGCACCAAAATATGTTTCATCTTCATGCGTAAGGATcgaatatatattatattataattgcGGTTGAAGTAGCTAACTCTAATGGGATTAAGAATTGTACCCATTTAGATATTAGTATATTCACACCTTAACTTTATAATGTTTGGTAAGGTAAAAAGGAATGAGTATATTTACCTCACTCTAAATATATATTGCATTCTTTCATTGATTTTCTTCCTCGCCTTTCTTTTGTACCGGACGGCCTAAATTTGGAGTTTAGGTTCCTACTTCCAACTAATATCTAAATGGGTACAATTcttaggtgcccactagggtggacaccTACCATTAACCACCATTGGATCTTGGAATAAAAGAATATTCTCTAGATTAATGGTCAAGTTTGAATTTCGATTAAAAGGGTATAATTGTCCCCAAAAtccccaaacccaatctccttGAAAATCTGGGTTTCTTACCTTTGAAGATCTGGAGAAACAACATGAAATAAATCAAATGCAACATTGGATATGTAACATAACAGAATCAAATCAAAGACCCTATTTCCCAGATCCAAAAAATTAAATGCAACATAACAGAAGAAACAATTCAGCGTCGTCACCGAATGGGTTTGGGGAAAAAAATTCAATGCAACATATCAGAAGAAACAATATACTCCAGAACCCACCGTCGTTCACCTGAACAGCACCGACGATGTCACCGCCGTCCCAATATCCACCCGGAACAAATCTGGAGAAAAGTCAGATCGGGTTTGAACCCGTTTTGGGTGAACCACACGGTGCACAAGGACGCAGATCTATCAGGCCCTATTCTCCTCTACATGTCATTTTGCCTTTTCCAGTTACTCGCCGGGAAAATCCAGTTCGGCGTGATCTTGGGTTGGATCGTGGTTTCCTCCATCTTCGAAGCGAGGCGACCCAACATGTGGTGGCGCgcatccaccaccaccctcttcGCGCAGATCCCTGAACCTGACACCATTCTCACTCACTTTGCCTTTAGCGGCTGCTGTTGCTCCGTCTGAAATTTGATCAAAGCTCTGGGTTCCTAGATTTGTAAATGGGGAGATCGAAGCTTGGCTGCAGTTGCACTGGCAAGATGAAGCATTTTCCTGGAATTGCCAAGGTAAAGGGAAAGGGAAGAACAAGAGGAAAATGGTAAAATGACAGGAAAATACAAAGTTACCCTCTGATGTTGTGGcagtaaaattaaaaatgagaCATTTTGACATGCAAAATTAGCATATTGAGCGTTGGAAATATGACATGATCATAacattataacttttttttacaaGGAGGGGATCATAACATTACAACTATACTTCATTAGTGTGACATGACTATTTAACTATATATTTAGTAAAAAAGTGCCATGTGATTATATGCTTATGCAAATTGATGAATCTTTCaagtaagtgtgtgtttggattagcgttagcAGAATTGGATCTGGCCAGAATTGAATCTGGAAGAATTGGATCTGGTAAACGTGAGTTTGagtgacgtgatttatgtttggatacatttatcAGGAATTGGATCTGATAGACTTGAATTGGATCTGTAAAAGGGTGAGGGGACAATTGGATCAGCATTGATGCTGAAGCAACAAATTGTTGTGTTAGGATGGATCCAATTCTGGGGCCAGAATTGGATCAGCATTTAGCATCCAAACATCAATAGAGATGGGAAAATCACGTTTGAGGTCTTTAAACGTGGATCAGGCCTGATCCAACGTGcatccaaacacaccctaaaCTAGCTAGGATAAGGATAATCATTTGTGCGGATGGTACTCATGTTTCTAAGTTTGGATAAATGCATTGCTagattcattttattaattttttcttcaaaatggTAAGGATAAATGCCTAAAGAAATGAGAACTATGAGTCCGCACCTTACACGCCAAATGAAAGTTTCATAATTCCTCTGACTTCATGACTTGCATGTTGCTTACCAATTTTTTTGGCACCACATATATTTATTCATATTACTTATTTTTTCTAACGTAGAGAAATGAATTAATTTATTCTCAGCCACGGAACAGCCAAGGACGCGCGCCTTCCAATTTTCAACGTGATTCCAATCAATCAAATTTGCAGCCAAACAACCTCATTATTCAAATCAAAGTCCTTCCGTACCAAACGAATGCACTAATGATAAACTAATTAAAAACTTTAATTGGATATATATAAAGCTAACTTAAATGTGATATATTATACAATATATTTATGGAAAATGATTTGATTAATACATCACCTAATGCAAATATCCAATAAATATTTAGGgtaagaaaattttaattttgtttgtcTACACCATATGTATTGTTCATTATCACAGGAAGTAATTTTGTTCAAGACAAGAATATTCATAATTAACTTTCATCGAAAAGTTTTTTCATTGACAATACAACAATATATTATAAGAAGATATCAAGGTTTTGATTAAAGTAGATGACCCGCTTAGAGTATCGTCGTATCGGGACAATCACTTTTATGGTGATTTTAGACCGCCACAAAGTAGAaagtttgaaaataaaaataaaaaacatgttTTGTGCATGACAGTCTAATGTAAGTGTCGGATCTATTATTATTCATAGGTCTAACGCATAATGGTTCATCATTTTGCTAATTTTCTTTTACACGAAATTTAGGTGAAGGGATAATGTCTCTTTACAATGTAGTGAAAGTGTTTTAGCTTAAATAGCACGTATAGAAAACTTACTTTaagttaccaaaaaaaaaaagagagaattaGCGGAGTTTTAAACTTGCGATTTATAAAATACGAAACTCTATTATGGTCCGCTAAACCCACATCTATGTTCACCATTTTTGTTAATTCACATCATAACTCCATGCATATATTTAAAGACTCAACACCATGTCCTATAAAATGTCAACTACGTAAACATTGGACGTGGCAACCACCTTTAAGCTCCATAGCCACAAAATGGTTGTTAAGTCACATAGCACATAGAAAAACCTTAATGCTAAACTTCCCTTGGCTTGCAAATAAAGAGGGTGGAGTTGTTGGTTatgcttcaattcattcatgaTTGCTAGCTTCTATACAAATGGGTCGTTGGCAGCAAAAAGCCAAAGAGTTCTTCTCCAACCATGGTGGTGCTCCCACCCCAAAAGCAACCTTCCACCTCCTCACCATCACACTCCTCagcctcctcctccccctctctTTCTTCCTCCTCGCCTCCCTCTCCGCCGCCAAACACTACCTCCAAACCTTCACTCTGTTTCTCCATtcaccacaacaacaacaacaacccttTTCCTTTCTCTTCACCCTCGCCCTGCAAATCAACCCATGCATCCTCTATGTCCTCGTCTCCATTGTCAGCATCGCCACGCTTATCAACGGCTTAATGGGAAAAATCACTCTTCTGAACGATTCTTCCACTTCCCCTGTTCTTCAACCCAGTCTCTACATAGCATGGATTCTCCTCTGCGCTTTCCAATTCTGCGTTGGTCTGGGAATTGAAGCAAGCATTGCAGCTGGGATTTTTGAGTTTGataactcttcttcttcttcttcttcttcaagttTTGGAGAAAGTGCAGCAGAGAGAAGCCTATTGAGCAAGGTGTTTTTTCTTCTTGGTCTGCACGAGACAACACAGGTTTGGTACAGAGTGGTGGTGAGGCCGGTGGTGGATGACACTGTTTTCGGCGGTGCTAAGAAGGAGAAATGGATAGAgagggtggcggtggcggcgagCTTAGGTGttttgtggtggtggaggttgaGAGAGGAGGTGGAGAGTTTGGTGGTTATGGCGGAGGCAAAGAAATCAGAGCAATttggagagttggaattgaagGATTTCATTGGGTGGTGGCTTTATTATGTTACTGTGACAATTGGGATGGTGAGAATAGTGAAAGGTCTCATGTGGATGTTCATGGTTGCTCTTTGCAGAAGAAGGGTAACAGAGGTTCCAGTTTCCCCTGTTGTGGAATCAAGCCTCAATGATGACAAGGTGTAAATTTCActaattttgtaattttttcttcctttttttattcaattcacctttttttttcttacaaaaAATGGTAAAATTTGAGATAAAACATTTGTATACTACTGCCTAATGGGTCATGGCATATTAGACCATCAGAGACCTAAATTGTCATTAACTGAGATTTTACTTGATGCATGTATGAAGATGTGAGAATTAAACTCAAAACATGTTTCTACTTATCTCAATCCAGTTGGCTTTGATTCAATTCTCTACTACCTTTTCAATTATAAAATTCTCTGGTGGTCAGCGACATTACAATATTGTGCATCTTTATGAAATTGTAACTAATCTGCATATGATATTGTATTGATCACCGTATTATTgcttaagttgttgataatTTGCTACTTTAATATGACTTGTTGATCTTAGTTCATTGAATTCCATTTGCGTGTTCTTGAATGATAATATTCATATGATGCCATGACCTAAGGACTAAGGTCAATGTTAATGAGTTTTAATACGGATCTCCAGCAGTTCAAATCAAATGTTGCAATTTCACGTAACTCCAActcactttttaatttttttttcccttacAATAGCATGTATagtatactttttttttatgatttaagAAGTAGTGCTGTTATgcaacaaaagtaaaatattcGGATCTTGTTTTCCCAAAAATACAAAATGATGAAATcttgtaataaaaaataaataaaaatgatgtAATATGTAAAATGAGCCAATATGCACGAGATCATCTAGATGGAAGCATTAATCTGAAAAACTCAAACATGCATTTAgagatataatataaaattatggtGCTTGCTGTGTTACCTTGAGTCAATTCAAGGTGTGGTACCTAAAATGAGTTAAATTTAATGTAAAAACTTATATGTCCATTAAAAGTTCGATTTTATTATATCATAGTAATGTAGTATTTCATTGTCAGAGACGTGAAATTTGTTTGTTCTGTTTTTTAATCTTTGTTCTTCCATTAAATATGGTCATTTAACGCGCATCGCCACCATGATTGTCCGTCTTTCACTACTcgttcatttttcattaaaaaatgaattatatggaatgaaattaattgaaaagtaaaataaaatttgaaaatgtaaaatttacatTAAACAACATagtaataatctattaaataacTTAATGTGGGTATCACACCCACAAAAAAttatgggtaccacagaatttgccTAAAAATTATTATTGGCATCTATAAATCATAACAGGTACTTTGACAGCCGTAATGACAGGTTAATCGTAGCATATGAACTAGTCGTTGGTTAAATAGTTGAAAGCATGAGATTAATCCTTAATGCAATATGTTGGAGTGGCCAGATTGACTATAGATATGATCAAGATAATCCTTTGTTAAAATCACATTGACTATAGATATGATCAAGATAATCCTTATAAAGGCTAGTGCAATCATCACCTTTAAATTGGTTTTGAGGTAGAGTTTTGTCTcctaaattctaatatggtattaaAGCCTATCATAGATTCGTTTATTGGATATCACTCATATATGAGCATTTGTAAATGTTCAATCCTACAAACCTCACGATTCATATGTCCAACTATGAGTGTGATAGGTGTGTTAcggtctcacattgactagagatatgataaAGACAGTTCTTATGAATGATAGTGCAATCCTCACCTCTAAGATAATTTTTGAAGTAGAGTATGTCTTTCAAAATTATAATATTCTCTCATCCCTCTCCTTTTTTCCTTCACATCACGGGTCTTAccttttatttctctcttctattcCCAAACATAACATCTTATCCATAAGTTAATCTAAATTACTTATGAAAATTATCTTAAAACAACTTATAGGTAGAGTATAAGCTTTTTACATGATCTTACAAAAACGTTTATGttataagataaactcaaataagttcttccaaacaTATCTCAACAAACCATTTTTGCTAACTTTTAGTATGTTGTTAGTTAGGTAAACAGACAATCTCCCTATTCCCTTATCTTCAAAGAACGCCAtcaatcatcttcttcaacGCAGGGCTGAACTTCTTAGGAACATGCAAAGATAAAATACTCGCTAGCTGTGTAACTTCATGGTTTTGTTTGGACCCTTGCATTTGTTTCACTAAAGACAAACCAGCTATTTTGACTGACGGCAGCTATTGTCCAATTGATGAATTGAAAGTATCGAAATATTATCATCAAAGTTGCATGATTCCACCCCCATTGATAATGCAAACAACAACATCGATGTTTTCCTAAACAAGGTTACTGTCTTAAGCTTGATTAATGATTTCGGCTGCAAAGCGACACGGGGAAAGGGAGTGATCATTTTTCTTTCACAGCTTTCAATATCAATGTATTCCAGGGCGGTTATGGTTCTATAAAAGAGGAATTTGTGTCCCACTAAGAAGTGGAAACATAGTTTCTCTTAACGGAATTATAGCACATAATCAATTCTAGAACTTAGAAGCTACTCAAAAAAGTTTCTCTTTAAAAAGCATCttagaagaatttccaaacatgcaattACTCGGAGGATTGACCAATACTAGCAATCCTCCTCCAACTACTGAACATGAGAAGGAAGATCATTTCTCCAAAGAGCAAAAccagcagcagcaacaacaacatgaTCATTTCAGttttgataacttgatgtttcAAGATTTCTACTTTGAACCTGCTCTGGAACCAAAAGCTGCATTTCAAGAACCTAAGGAGCAAAAGAATCGAGGAGTGGAAAGTTCACAGTTTTTTGGATTCAATAAGCACCTTGTTGGGTCCAATAAGCAGGTTCCACCATCATCTTTGGCATCACTGGATCTCTTGAAAAATTATGGAAGCAGGTTCAAGAGGCCAAGGGGGCAAAATATTCTAAGCAAAACCAAAACTTGTGCAAGTCCTCTGAAGTTGTCAACTGAAGACATATTAAGAGTAGCTGGAGCAAGGTTTATCCAACACTCAAGTTCAACACAATGGCAAGACAATCTCTGCACTCCAATGCACCCATATGCAAATGGTTTCAGTGGTTTCTCTGAGGAAGAAATCAAAGACATTGAACTTGCTCAGCTTCTTCTTGCAGCAGCAGAGAGGGTAAGTTGCCAACAATTTGAACGTGCAAGCTTCTTACTTCAAAATTTTCAGGGGAATTCACCACATCATGGAAGTGCAGTTCAGAGAGTTATCTTTCACTTCGCTCAAGCACTCCAAGAAAGAATCAACAAAGAAAATGGGACAACACTGAAGGGAAGTGATGAGAG is a window of Lotus japonicus ecotype B-129 chromosome 5, LjGifu_v1.2 DNA encoding:
- the LOC130721295 gene encoding uncharacterized protein LOC130721295, with product MGRWQQKAKEFFSNHGGAPTPKATFHLLTITLLSLLLPLSFFLLASLSAAKHYLQTFTLFLHSPQQQQQPFSFLFTLALQINPCILYVLVSIVSIATLINGLMGKITLLNDSSTSPVLQPSLYIAWILLCAFQFCVGLGIEASIAAGIFEFDNSSSSSSSSSFGESAAERSLLSKVFFLLGLHETTQVWYRVVVRPVVDDTVFGGAKKEKWIERVAVAASLGVLWWWRLREEVESLVVMAEAKKSEQFGELELKDFIGWWLYYVTVTIGMVRIVKGLMWMFMVALCRRRVTEVPVSPVVESSLNDDKV